In Pectobacterium aroidearum, the following are encoded in one genomic region:
- the nadK gene encoding NAD(+) kinase — protein MNRPFNCIGIVGHPRHPTALATHEMLYHWLTDKGYSVLIEQQIARELNLKDAPTGSLADIGQQADLAVVVGGDGNMLGAARVLSRYDIKVIGVNRGNLGFLTDLDPDHAQQQLSDVLDGHYLSEQRFMLEAHVCRANQPDSISTAINEVVLHPGKVAHMIEFEVYIDDKFAFSQRSDGLIIATPTGSTAYSLSAGGPILTPSLDAIALVPMFPHTLSARPLVINSSSTIRLKFSCITNDLEISCDSQIALPVQEGEEVLIRRSEHHLNLIHPKNYSYFNTLSSKLGWSKKLF, from the coding sequence ATGAACAGGCCGTTTAATTGTATTGGCATTGTCGGCCATCCGCGCCACCCAACGGCGCTGGCAACGCATGAGATGCTTTACCACTGGCTCACCGACAAAGGTTACTCGGTTCTGATCGAGCAGCAGATCGCCCGTGAATTGAATCTGAAAGACGCTCCGACAGGTAGCCTTGCCGACATCGGCCAGCAAGCGGATTTGGCGGTTGTCGTCGGCGGTGACGGCAATATGCTCGGCGCAGCGCGCGTGCTGTCGCGCTATGACATCAAGGTGATCGGTGTGAACCGTGGCAACCTCGGTTTTCTAACCGATCTCGACCCTGACCATGCGCAGCAGCAGCTTTCTGACGTGCTCGACGGCCATTACCTGAGCGAACAACGCTTCATGCTGGAAGCGCACGTTTGCCGCGCCAATCAGCCCGACAGCATTAGTACCGCCATTAACGAAGTGGTGCTTCACCCGGGAAAAGTCGCACATATGATTGAATTTGAAGTCTATATTGACGACAAATTCGCCTTCTCCCAGCGTTCAGACGGCCTGATTATCGCTACGCCTACCGGCTCCACCGCCTATTCCCTTTCCGCTGGCGGCCCGATTCTGACGCCGTCGCTGGATGCCATCGCGCTGGTGCCTATGTTCCCGCATACGCTGTCAGCCCGTCCGCTGGTCATCAACAGCAGCAGTACGATCCGGCTGAAATTTTCCTGCATTACTAATGACCTGGAAATCAGCTGCGACAGCCAGATTGCGTTACCGGTACAGGAAGGCGAAGAAGTGCTCATTCGCCGCAGCGAGCACCACCTAAATCTGATTCATCCAAAAAATTACAGTTATTTCAATACACTAAGCTCAAAACTCGGCTGGTCAAAAAAATTATTCTAA
- the recN gene encoding DNA repair protein RecN, producing MLAQLTISNFAIVRELEIDFQSGMSVITGETGAGKSIAIDALGLCLGNRSDASMVRPGAARADICARFALADTPTARQWLEENQLDDSNECLLRRVISADGRSRGFINGTAVPLSQLRELGQHLIQVHGQHAHQLLLRPDHQKHLLDAYADEPKLLVAMQQVWHQWHQSCRALAQLQQAAIEREARRELLQYQLKELNEFAPQPGEYEQIDVEYKRLANSGQLLTMSQQAMQLLSEDEEQNIISMLHSVKHQLGELISMDDKLSGVLSMLEEAGIQLSEASDELRHYSEQMDLDPIRLYELEQRLSRQLALARKHHVAPEALPAFHQQLLEEQQQLEQQESDHDTLSASVGEYHQQALHLAEQLHVRRQHHASELAQLITTNMRELAMPHGHFTIDVKFTPDSLTATGADNIEFRVTTNPGQPHQTLAKVASGGELSRIALIIQVITAQKMDTPAMIFDEVDVGISGPTAAIVGRMLRQLGESTQVMCVTHLPQVAGCGHQHFFVSKQTDGAETETLMQPLDKRARLQELARLLGGSAVTKNTLANAKELLAA from the coding sequence ATGCTGGCGCAACTCACTATCAGTAACTTCGCCATCGTGCGCGAATTAGAAATCGATTTTCAGTCAGGTATGAGCGTTATCACCGGGGAAACTGGTGCGGGGAAATCTATTGCGATTGATGCCCTCGGTTTATGTCTGGGAAATCGTTCTGACGCCAGCATGGTCAGGCCGGGCGCTGCACGCGCCGACATTTGCGCCCGTTTTGCGCTGGCAGATACGCCAACGGCACGCCAGTGGCTGGAAGAAAACCAGTTGGATGACAGCAACGAGTGCCTGCTACGCCGTGTCATTAGCGCCGATGGTCGCTCACGTGGCTTTATTAACGGCACCGCCGTGCCGCTGTCTCAACTGCGTGAACTCGGCCAGCACCTGATCCAGGTACACGGGCAACATGCTCATCAGCTACTGCTGCGCCCCGATCATCAAAAACACCTGCTGGATGCCTATGCCGATGAACCGAAGTTGCTGGTTGCTATGCAGCAAGTTTGGCATCAATGGCACCAAAGCTGCCGTGCACTAGCGCAACTGCAACAGGCAGCAATTGAGCGCGAAGCGCGCCGAGAACTGCTGCAATATCAATTAAAAGAGTTGAATGAATTCGCGCCACAGCCCGGTGAATATGAACAGATTGACGTTGAATACAAGCGTCTGGCGAATAGCGGTCAGCTACTAACGATGAGCCAACAGGCCATGCAACTGCTGAGCGAAGACGAAGAGCAGAACATCATCAGCATGCTGCACAGCGTAAAACACCAGCTTGGCGAACTCATCAGCATGGATGACAAACTGTCTGGCGTGCTGTCGATGCTCGAAGAAGCAGGTATTCAGCTTAGCGAAGCCAGCGATGAACTACGCCACTACAGCGAGCAAATGGATCTCGACCCAATTCGTCTGTATGAACTGGAACAGCGCCTGTCACGTCAGCTCGCGCTGGCACGTAAGCACCATGTTGCTCCAGAGGCGCTTCCCGCATTCCATCAACAACTGCTGGAAGAACAGCAACAGTTGGAACAGCAGGAAAGCGACCACGACACGCTCAGCGCCTCCGTCGGTGAATATCATCAGCAGGCATTGCACCTCGCAGAACAGCTGCATGTGCGCCGTCAGCACCACGCCAGCGAGCTGGCACAGCTCATCACCACCAATATGCGTGAGCTGGCGATGCCACACGGCCACTTCACCATTGATGTGAAGTTTACGCCGGACAGCCTGACGGCTACTGGTGCCGACAATATCGAATTCCGCGTGACTACCAACCCTGGTCAACCACATCAGACGCTGGCGAAAGTGGCCTCGGGTGGCGAGCTGTCGCGTATCGCGCTGATTATTCAGGTGATCACCGCACAGAAAATGGACACGCCAGCGATGATCTTCGATGAAGTCGATGTGGGGATTAGCGGGCCAACCGCCGCCATCGTCGGCAGAATGCTGCGCCAGCTCGGTGAATCCACGCAGGTTATGTGCGTGACGCACCTGCCGCAGGTCGCAGGCTGTGGTCATCAGCATTTCTTCGTCAGTAAACAGACGGATGGCGCAGAAACGGAAACGCTGATGCAACCGTTAGATAAGCGCGCTCGGCTACAAGAATTGGCACGCCTTCTGGGTGGCAGTGCCGTGACCAAAAACACGCTGGCGAATGCCAAAGAACTGCTGGCGGCCTAA
- the bamE gene encoding outer membrane protein assembly factor BamE, which translates to MRCKTLTVVAAVVVMLTAGCSTLEKVVYRPDINQGNYLAPADVAKIHTGMTKQQVAYTLGTPMMQDPFGSDTWFYVFRQQPGHESVKQQTLTLTFSGSGVLTNINNKPALD; encoded by the coding sequence ATGCGCTGTAAAACGCTGACTGTCGTCGCCGCGGTGGTTGTTATGCTGACTGCCGGTTGTTCCACACTGGAAAAGGTGGTCTATCGGCCGGACATCAATCAGGGAAACTATCTGGCACCGGCTGACGTTGCAAAAATTCACACCGGCATGACCAAACAACAGGTCGCTTATACGCTGGGTACTCCTATGATGCAGGATCCGTTTGGCAGCGATACGTGGTTTTACGTCTTCCGCCAACAGCCTGGTCATGAATCGGTAAAACAACAGACGCTGACGCTGACCTTCAGCGGCAGTGGCGTGTTAACCAACATCAACAACAAGCCTGCACTGGATTAA
- a CDS encoding RnfH family protein, with protein sequence MQVDVVYALPERQYLRTVKLEEGSTVEQAIVASGLLELRHDIDLQVNKVGIYSRAAKLADVVQDGDRVEIYRPLIADPKELRRQRAERSKSKP encoded by the coding sequence ATGCAGGTTGATGTGGTCTACGCATTGCCGGAACGTCAGTATCTGCGCACGGTGAAGCTGGAAGAAGGTAGTACGGTTGAACAGGCGATTGTGGCATCGGGCCTGCTGGAACTGCGGCATGATATCGATTTACAGGTGAATAAAGTCGGTATTTACAGCCGTGCGGCGAAGCTGGCCGATGTGGTACAGGATGGTGACCGCGTGGAAATTTATCGCCCGCTGATTGCCGATCCGAAAGAGCTACGCCGCCAGCGTGCCGAGCGTTCTAAGAGCAAACCCTGA
- a CDS encoding type II toxin-antitoxin system RatA family toxin has product MPKISRSALVPFSAEQMYKLVNDVASYPAFLPGCTGSRVISFSEGEMTAAVDVSKAGISKTFTTRNTLTNNQNINMQLVDGPFRQLGGDWHFTPLSADACKVELHLEFEFTNALIELAFGKVFKELAGNMVQAFTQRAKEVYSVRNAG; this is encoded by the coding sequence ATGCCAAAGATAAGTCGTTCTGCACTGGTGCCGTTCAGCGCTGAACAGATGTACAAGCTGGTGAATGATGTCGCTTCCTACCCCGCGTTTTTACCGGGTTGTACGGGAAGCCGCGTGATCTCTTTCTCCGAAGGAGAAATGACCGCTGCCGTAGACGTTTCCAAAGCCGGTATCAGTAAGACATTTACCACACGTAATACGCTGACGAACAACCAAAATATCAATATGCAACTGGTCGATGGCCCCTTCCGTCAACTGGGTGGCGACTGGCATTTTACGCCGCTGAGCGCCGATGCCTGTAAAGTCGAACTGCATCTGGAGTTTGAATTCACCAATGCCTTGATTGAACTCGCTTTTGGCAAAGTATTCAAGGAGCTGGCGGGAAATATGGTGCAGGCTTTCACGCAGCGAGCAAAAGAGGTCTACAGTGTCCGCAATGCAGGTTGA
- the smpB gene encoding SsrA-binding protein SmpB, with translation MTKKKAYKPGSATIAQNKRARHEYFIEEEFEAGLALQGWEVKSLRAGKANLSDSYVTFMNGEAYLFGATITPLNVASSHVVCDPIRTRKLLLNKRELESLFGRVSREGYTVVALSMYWKNAWSKVKIGVAKGKKDHDKRDDIKEREWKLDKARIMKNANR, from the coding sequence ATGACAAAGAAAAAAGCATACAAACCCGGTTCCGCCACCATTGCGCAGAACAAGCGCGCCCGTCACGAATACTTCATTGAGGAAGAATTTGAGGCTGGTCTTGCTCTGCAAGGATGGGAAGTCAAATCACTGCGCGCAGGCAAAGCCAACCTCAGCGACAGCTATGTCACCTTCATGAATGGTGAAGCTTACCTGTTTGGCGCCACTATCACGCCGCTAAACGTGGCGTCATCACACGTTGTTTGCGATCCTATTCGCACGCGCAAACTCCTGCTCAACAAACGCGAGCTAGAGTCGCTGTTTGGCCGCGTCAGTCGTGAAGGCTATACGGTCGTCGCGCTGTCCATGTATTGGAAAAATGCCTGGAGCAAAGTCAAAATTGGCGTAGCGAAAGGTAAAAAAGATCACGACAAGCGTGATGACATTAAAGAACGTGAATGGAAGTTAGACAAAGCCCGTATCATGAAGAACGCCAATCGCTAA
- a CDS encoding ABC transporter substrate-binding protein, with product MFRKLSLLKFVAIFSISPFVFAKSDILRIGVDLTYPPFQSLDKNGNPSGFDIEVTDAICQSINAKCDYIVNTFDSQIPALLAKKIDIIVPLGVTRKRKESIDFSDYVFHVPTKLVARKEANLLPQAELLRGKNIAVQQGTIQEAYANKYWLPAGVIVKSYPDQEAIYEDLYSGRIEGALCPSVAVEFGFLKTPQGKNFELKGPEVTDADLFSLGSAYGIRKEDTKTKQLINQGLKDIVQKGLYAKIQKRYFGDIDLSVKE from the coding sequence ATGTTCAGAAAATTATCTCTCCTGAAGTTCGTTGCCATTTTTTCTATTTCACCCTTTGTATTTGCCAAATCGGACATACTGCGTATCGGCGTCGATTTAACGTACCCACCCTTTCAGAGCCTGGATAAAAATGGTAATCCATCGGGCTTTGATATAGAAGTCACCGATGCCATCTGCCAATCAATAAATGCAAAATGTGACTATATCGTCAATACATTCGACTCCCAGATTCCCGCCCTTCTGGCGAAAAAAATAGACATCATTGTGCCGCTTGGGGTGACGCGTAAGAGAAAAGAATCGATAGATTTCAGCGACTATGTTTTTCATGTCCCCACCAAGCTTGTTGCAAGAAAAGAGGCCAATCTTCTTCCTCAGGCTGAGTTGCTACGCGGAAAAAATATCGCAGTACAGCAAGGCACGATTCAGGAAGCCTACGCTAATAAATATTGGCTCCCGGCCGGCGTGATTGTTAAAAGCTATCCCGATCAGGAAGCCATTTATGAGGATTTATATTCAGGAAGAATTGAAGGTGCGCTGTGCCCCTCCGTTGCCGTCGAGTTTGGTTTTTTAAAAACCCCACAGGGTAAAAATTTTGAGCTAAAAGGCCCGGAAGTAACCGATGCGGACTTATTTAGCCTCGGTTCCGCATACGGTATACGCAAAGAAGATACGAAGACAAAGCAGCTCATTAATCAGGGGCTGAAAGATATCGTCCAAAAAGGCCTATATGCAAAAATACAGAAACGCTATTTTGGCGATATTGATTTAAGTGTGAAGGAATAA
- a CDS encoding LysE family translocator — protein MSLHLWLAYTGIIIALIAIPGPSALISMSHGLRYGASRATATVLGGVSAAMILMSCSALGLGAILAASTTAFMVLKIIGAVYLIWLGIASWRSKDMSTAEQDVQEASAPGWFPLFRKGFLVGISNPKDLLFFAALFPNFIDTNAPHALQLVILAVTWAVFDFSIMFIYACTGRRLSGLFSNPRRIKLFNRSTGGIFILAGTTLAASTR, from the coding sequence ATGAGCCTTCACCTCTGGCTGGCTTATACAGGCATCATCATCGCCCTGATTGCCATTCCGGGTCCATCCGCCTTAATCAGCATGTCGCACGGTTTACGCTACGGCGCTTCACGCGCAACAGCAACCGTACTCGGCGGCGTCAGCGCGGCAATGATTTTGATGTCCTGTTCAGCATTGGGGCTAGGGGCCATCCTCGCTGCGTCAACCACCGCCTTCATGGTATTAAAAATTATTGGTGCGGTTTATCTCATTTGGTTGGGCATCGCGTCATGGCGCTCTAAGGATATGAGCACTGCGGAACAGGACGTGCAGGAAGCCTCGGCTCCTGGCTGGTTTCCGCTATTCCGTAAGGGCTTTCTGGTTGGGATCAGTAATCCGAAAGATCTGCTGTTTTTCGCCGCGCTTTTCCCAAATTTTATCGATACCAACGCCCCGCACGCCTTGCAGCTCGTCATTCTGGCGGTAACCTGGGCGGTCTTCGATTTCAGCATCATGTTTATCTATGCCTGCACCGGCCGCCGTTTATCAGGCCTGTTTTCCAACCCACGCCGCATCAAGCTGTTTAACCGCTCGACGGGCGGGATCTTTATTCTGGCAGGCACCACGCTGGCAGCATCAACGCGTTAA
- a CDS encoding GNAT family N-acetyltransferase, which yields MNIVIRPAQKSDASVILDLIIELAVYEKARHEVLASLEDIENSLFGEGATAETLICEIDDKPVGYAIFFMSYSTWLGKYGIYLEDLYIAQAYRNAGAGKALLKQVACLAQERQCGRLEWSVLDWNQPAIDFYKSIGAKPQDEWVRYRMDEKGIADFVTAS from the coding sequence ATGAATATCGTCATCCGCCCCGCGCAGAAATCAGATGCGAGCGTGATTCTGGATTTAATCATCGAGCTTGCCGTGTACGAGAAGGCACGTCACGAAGTACTGGCCTCGCTTGAAGATATTGAAAACTCGTTATTTGGCGAGGGGGCGACGGCGGAAACGCTGATTTGCGAGATTGACGATAAGCCTGTTGGCTATGCGATTTTCTTCATGAGTTACTCAACCTGGCTGGGAAAATACGGCATTTATCTGGAGGATCTCTACATCGCGCAGGCATATCGTAATGCGGGAGCAGGCAAAGCGTTGTTGAAGCAGGTTGCGTGTCTTGCGCAGGAAAGGCAGTGTGGACGGCTGGAGTGGAGCGTGCTGGACTGGAACCAACCCGCGATCGATTTCTATAAAAGCATTGGCGCGAAGCCGCAGGACGAATGGGTTCGCTATCGGATGGACGAGAAGGGCATTGCTGATTTTGTCACGGCATCGTAA
- a CDS encoding LysR substrate-binding domain-containing protein: protein MNNMHLDLRRIDLNLLVVFNSVYQHRSVATAAKELAMSASAVSHALTRLRNTFSDELFFRVGNTMHPTVLADDIAEPIAESLALLTQGLTPRPRFNPARSSESFTFSITDYTAFSVFPTLMAQMEKLAPHIKFNLVYSPQKVAITDLLAGKIDFALGFTDMTQAENREIEEIDWIEDSYVIITAAGYPSGKTLTLDDYLAARHLVVTPWNESRGVIDYALDKLNKKRHIALKTPSMMSAPFIIADSTLIMALPRNIATIFAQLLPLQIHPLPFTVPSYRVKIYSHRRNSRSEASQWIKNLLHSLVTHPIS from the coding sequence ATGAACAACATGCATCTTGATTTACGGCGTATCGATTTAAATTTGCTGGTGGTATTTAACAGCGTATACCAGCATCGATCCGTCGCTACGGCGGCAAAAGAACTGGCGATGAGCGCATCAGCGGTCAGTCATGCGCTAACGCGACTGCGCAATACGTTTTCCGATGAGCTGTTTTTTCGTGTAGGCAACACCATGCACCCAACCGTATTGGCGGACGATATCGCGGAGCCGATCGCGGAAAGTCTGGCGCTGCTGACGCAAGGCCTGACGCCGCGTCCGCGCTTTAATCCCGCGCGCAGCTCGGAAAGCTTCACCTTCTCCATCACCGATTACACCGCATTTTCAGTCTTTCCCACTCTGATGGCGCAAATGGAAAAACTGGCGCCCCACATCAAATTCAATCTGGTCTATTCGCCGCAGAAAGTCGCGATTACGGATTTGCTGGCAGGGAAAATCGATTTTGCTTTAGGGTTCACCGACATGACACAAGCGGAGAACAGGGAAATTGAGGAGATAGACTGGATTGAAGACAGCTATGTCATCATCACTGCCGCTGGTTATCCATCAGGCAAGACGCTTACGCTGGATGATTATCTCGCCGCCCGGCATCTTGTGGTTACGCCCTGGAATGAATCCCGTGGGGTGATTGACTACGCGCTGGATAAGCTCAATAAGAAACGTCATATAGCGCTGAAAACGCCATCGATGATGAGTGCGCCGTTTATCATCGCCGATTCAACGCTGATCATGGCATTACCGCGCAATATCGCGACAATCTTTGCACAACTCCTGCCGCTACAGATTCATCCTCTGCCTTTCACTGTGCCGTCCTATCGCGTGAAGATTTACAGCCATCGCCGTAATAGCCGTTCAGAAGCGAGCCAGTGGATTAAAAACCTGTTACACAGCCTTGTGACACATCCCATTAGCTAG
- a CDS encoding glycoside-pentoside-hexuronide (GPH):cation symporter — MTNNNKLSVAEKIGFGMGDAACGIVYSSVTMFLTYFYTDIYGISAAAVGVMFLVTRVLDAIVDPLIGIIADRTKTRWGHFRPWLVWFAVPYAVIAVLAYTTPELNGTGKLVYAYITYTLLMLFYTFINIPYCSLGGVITSDEKDRISAQSYRFTISSMAGLLVSVGTLWLVDWIGGTNKQLGYQGTMMIMGCLAVVMLFFCFFTTQERINPAVDKNQNVWDDVRNLLSNDQWRIVAIITFFSSMAGVMRGAATLYYATYLMVGPEQGSAAGTAMKSAFITTSVVGTIIGAMMAGYFGKRFSSISLFKNINLLLVFVGVILFMVPPQWLAVVFPLYFLIGFFHQMYQPFKWNMMANAADYGEWKTGRRITGLSFSGNLFALKLGMAVAGALVGFSLGWFGYVAGSPTQTPLATAGIIGLLSIGPSLSYLVLYWLVRFYKLDDKTMENIQADLAKRHSTSDRAPESELPVDQGLTPKGAA, encoded by the coding sequence ATGACCAACAATAATAAGCTGAGCGTTGCGGAGAAAATCGGCTTTGGCATGGGCGATGCCGCCTGTGGCATCGTCTATTCTTCCGTAACCATGTTTCTTACCTACTTTTATACGGATATCTATGGCATCTCCGCCGCTGCGGTAGGGGTTATGTTTCTGGTGACGCGCGTGCTGGACGCCATCGTTGATCCTCTGATTGGCATCATTGCCGACCGCACCAAAACCCGCTGGGGGCATTTCCGCCCGTGGCTGGTCTGGTTTGCCGTCCCCTACGCCGTGATTGCCGTACTGGCCTACACTACGCCGGAACTGAACGGCACGGGTAAACTGGTTTACGCCTACATTACCTACACGCTGCTGATGCTGTTCTACACCTTTATCAACATCCCTTACTGTTCGCTCGGCGGTGTCATCACCAGCGATGAAAAGGACAGGATTTCCGCACAGTCTTACCGCTTTACCATCTCCTCAATGGCTGGGCTACTCGTATCGGTCGGCACGCTGTGGCTGGTCGACTGGATTGGCGGTACCAACAAGCAATTAGGCTATCAGGGCACGATGATGATCATGGGCTGTCTGGCCGTCGTGATGCTGTTTTTCTGCTTTTTCACCACTCAGGAACGCATCAATCCTGCGGTGGATAAAAATCAGAACGTCTGGGACGATGTCAGAAACCTGCTGAGCAACGATCAGTGGCGCATCGTGGCCATCATTACGTTCTTTTCCAGCATGGCAGGTGTCATGCGCGGTGCGGCGACGCTGTATTACGCAACCTACCTGATGGTCGGGCCAGAGCAAGGCAGCGCCGCCGGAACGGCAATGAAATCCGCCTTTATTACCACCAGCGTCGTCGGCACCATTATTGGTGCAATGATGGCGGGCTACTTTGGCAAGCGATTCAGCAGCATAAGCCTGTTCAAGAACATTAACCTGCTGCTGGTGTTTGTCGGCGTCATCCTGTTTATGGTGCCGCCACAGTGGCTGGCGGTCGTCTTCCCGCTCTACTTTTTGATCGGCTTCTTCCACCAAATGTATCAACCGTTCAAATGGAACATGATGGCGAATGCCGCCGATTACGGCGAATGGAAAACAGGCCGTCGCATTACTGGTCTGTCATTCTCCGGCAACCTATTCGCACTGAAACTGGGTATGGCGGTTGCAGGTGCACTGGTCGGCTTTTCACTCGGCTGGTTTGGCTATGTTGCAGGTTCCCCCACACAAACACCGCTCGCCACTGCTGGTATTATCGGCCTGCTGAGCATCGGGCCATCGCTCTCCTATCTGGTTCTGTATTGGCTGGTACGTTTTTACAAGCTGGACGATAAGACGATGGAAAACATTCAGGCTGATTTGGCAAAACGTCACAGCACATCTGACCGCGCACCGGAAAGCGAACTTCCTGTCGATCAAGGCCTAACGCCAAAAGGCGCAGCCTGA
- a CDS encoding glycoside hydrolase 43 family protein, with protein sequence MSTAHSPWNPDLGNGRYKNPILCADYSDPDIVRVGDDFYMVSSSFNHMPALPILHSQDLVNWTLINHVFSRFDLPEYEHFQPGKGVWAPSIRYHAGKFWVFFSTPDDGIFMSQADDPKGEWSKPHCLKQAKGWIDPCPFWDDDGTAWLIHAFAFSRSGKKHLLQLCKMAEDGRSLLDEGRIVVDGRATQPTIEGPKLYKRNGWYYIFAPAGGVPTGWQTVLRARSLEGPWQSRIVLHQGSTSVNGPHQGGWVELDNGESWFVHFQDRHAYGRVVHLQPMRWQDDWPLIGEQHNARGLGQPVLEATKPCVNTPIVMQQPSTSDDFSSATLGRQWQWQANPDERWLALTHPGLQLFCQPMPTRAGEPSWYDVPNLLMQKFPAEEFEFTTQLTPALEQVGDRCGLMIYGERFAFLGIEKGAEGLELVTGFGWMSDAQQLEQYQRRLSVLPEQQNITLRVTVRQNAICQFSWRVDNGEYSVLDDNFAAGPGKWVGAKVGLYALTTASGNSGGHARVKEVNVTAIEQ encoded by the coding sequence ATGAGTACAGCACATTCTCCCTGGAACCCAGATTTGGGCAACGGACGTTATAAGAATCCGATTTTATGCGCCGACTATTCCGATCCTGACATCGTGCGCGTGGGTGACGACTTTTACATGGTGTCGTCTAGCTTTAACCACATGCCCGCGCTACCGATCCTGCATTCCCAGGATCTGGTTAACTGGACACTGATCAACCACGTATTCAGCCGATTCGATCTGCCAGAATACGAACACTTTCAGCCCGGCAAAGGTGTGTGGGCACCCAGCATTCGCTATCATGCCGGAAAATTCTGGGTGTTTTTCAGCACGCCCGACGACGGGATCTTTATGTCACAGGCTGACGATCCCAAAGGCGAATGGAGCAAACCGCACTGTCTGAAACAGGCGAAAGGCTGGATCGACCCCTGCCCGTTCTGGGATGACGACGGCACCGCCTGGTTAATCCACGCTTTCGCCTTCAGCCGCAGCGGTAAGAAACACCTGCTGCAACTGTGCAAGATGGCAGAAGATGGTCGTTCCCTGCTTGATGAAGGAAGGATCGTTGTCGATGGACGGGCAACACAGCCAACCATAGAAGGGCCAAAGCTGTATAAGCGCAACGGCTGGTATTACATTTTCGCCCCAGCGGGTGGTGTTCCAACTGGCTGGCAAACCGTGCTGCGTGCACGCTCGCTGGAGGGGCCGTGGCAGAGCCGGATCGTACTGCATCAGGGAAGCACATCGGTTAATGGCCCGCATCAGGGCGGCTGGGTCGAATTAGATAACGGTGAAAGCTGGTTTGTACATTTTCAGGATCGCCATGCCTATGGTCGAGTCGTTCATCTACAGCCAATGCGCTGGCAGGATGATTGGCCACTGATCGGCGAACAGCACAATGCGCGGGGGTTAGGGCAACCCGTGCTGGAAGCAACCAAACCTTGTGTTAATACCCCTATTGTCATGCAACAGCCATCAACCTCCGACGATTTCTCTTCGGCTACGCTGGGGCGACAGTGGCAGTGGCAAGCAAACCCTGACGAGCGCTGGCTGGCGCTAACCCATCCGGGGCTTCAACTGTTCTGTCAGCCCATGCCTACCCGCGCAGGTGAACCTTCCTGGTATGACGTACCTAATTTGCTGATGCAAAAATTTCCGGCCGAGGAATTTGAGTTCACCACGCAGCTAACACCCGCTCTGGAACAGGTTGGGGATCGCTGTGGCCTGATGATTTATGGCGAGCGTTTCGCTTTCCTCGGTATAGAGAAAGGCGCGGAAGGTCTTGAATTGGTCACCGGATTCGGCTGGATGAGTGATGCGCAGCAGTTGGAGCAATATCAAAGGCGTTTGTCGGTGTTGCCCGAACAGCAGAACATTACCCTACGCGTCACCGTGCGGCAGAACGCTATTTGCCAGTTCTCCTGGCGGGTCGATAACGGGGAATATAGTGTGCTGGATGATAACTTCGCCGCAGGTCCGGGCAAGTGGGTAGGCGCTAAAGTGGGACTATACGCGCTGACGACGGCATCAGGAAACAGCGGGGGTCATGCTCGGGTTAAAGAGGTGAACGTCACCGCTATCGAACAATAG